The following proteins are encoded in a genomic region of Candida albicans SC5314 chromosome 4, complete sequence:
- the CCT6 gene encoding chaperonin-containing T-complex subunit (Putative cytosolic chaperonin Cct ring complex subunit; mutation confers hypersensitivity to cytochalasin D; GlcNAc-induced protein; Spider biofilm repressed) encodes MSSSIQLLNPKAESIRRAQALQVNINAAQGLQQVLASNLGPKGTLKLLVDGSGGLKLTKDGKALLTEMQIQHPTAVMIARAATAQDEITGDGTTTVILLVGELLKQAERFISEGVHPQVIVDGFEIARETSLEFLDQFKQKVETFDREFLLQIARSSLATKVTNELADVLTPIVTDAVLTVKEESQRNLDLHMIEIMTMQHGHSKETELIQGLVLDHGARHPDMPRRVKNAYILILNVSLEYEKTEVNSGFFYSSAEQREKLVASERKFVDDKLRKIIELKNEVCDLNSDKGFVIINQKGIDPMSLDVLAKNGILALRRAKRRNMERLQLICGGEAQNSVDDLSPEILGYAGLVYENAIGEDKFTYVTECKDPRAATILIKGSNSHVLQQTKDAIRDGLRAVSNVIKDASILPGAGAFWLSCNNYLLQSDASKKILKGKNKPGIKSFAEALLVIPKTLSANAGLDQLETISNCQDEIIDGHIVGVDLKSGEPMDPTVEGIWDSFRVVRNAISSATGIASNLLLCDELLKAGRSSLKEGAGGPPGAGGPPGGMMPPAGMM; translated from the coding sequence ATGTCATCGTCAATCCAATTACTTAATCCTAAAGCAGAATCAATAAGACGTGCCCAAGCACTACAAGTAAACATTAATGCCGCTCAAGGCTTGCAACAAGTGTTAGCTTCCAATTTGGGACCTAAAGGAACATTAAAGTTGTTAGTTGATGGATCTGGTGGATTGAAATTAACTAAAGATGGTAAAGCTTTATTAACTGAAATGCAAATTCAACACCCAACGGCAGTGATGATAGCCCGTGCTGCCACTGCCCAAGATGAAATTACTGGAGATGGAACTACAACGGTTATTTTGTTAGTTGGGGAATTATTAAAGCAAGCCGAAAGATTTATCAGTGAAGGTGTTCACCCACAAGTTATTGTCGATGGGTTTGAAATTGCTCGTGAAACTTCATTGGAATTCCTTGATCAGTTTAAGCAAAAGGTTGAAACTTTTGATCGTGAATTCCTTTTGCAAATTGCTCGGTCATCATTAGCCACTAAAGTCACCAATGAATTAGCTGATGTTTTGACTCCAATTGTCACTGACGCCGTATTGACTGTCAAAGAAGAATCACAAAGAAATTTGGATTTACATATGATTGAAATTATGACTATGCAACATGGCCATTCTAAAGAAACTGAATTGATTCAAGGTTTGGTTTTGGATCACGGAGCTAGACACCCAGATATGCCTAGAAGAGTCAAGAACGCttatattttgattcttAATGTCTCCTTGGAGTACGAAAAAACTGAAGTCAACTCTGGGTTTTTCTATTCCTCTGCCgaacaaagagaaaaattaGTGGCCtcagaaagaaaatttgttgatgataaattacGAAAGATTATAGAATTGAAGAATGAAGTGTGTGATTTGAACTCCGATAAAGGGTTTgttataataaatcaaaaaggTATAGACCCAATGTCTTTGGATGTGTTGGCCAAGAATGGTATTTTGGCGTTAAGAAGAGctaaaagaagaaacatGGAACGTTTGCAATTGATTTGTGGTGGAGAAGCACAAAACtctgttgatgatttgagTCCGGAAATTTTGGGATATGCTGGGCTAGTTTATGAAAACGCCATTGGTGAGGATAAGTTTACCTATGTCACAGAATGTAAAGACCCAAGAGCTGCTACAATTTTGATCAAAGGTTCCAACAGCCATGTTTTACAACAAACTAAAGATGCTATAAGAGATGGATTAAGAGCTGTTTCTAATGTGATTAAAGATGCCTCTATCTTACCAGGTGCTGGTGCATTTTGGTTAAGCTGcaataattatttattacaaAGTGATGCTAGtaaaaagattttgaaagGTAAAAACAAACCTGGTATCAAATCTTTTGCTGAAGCACTTTTGGTCATTCCAAAAACGTTATCTGCCAATGCTGGTTTGGATCAATTGGAGACCATTTCCAACTGCCAAGATGAAATAATCGATGGTCACATTGTTGGagttgatttgaaatcagGGGAGCCAATGGACCCAACAGTAGAAGGTATTTGGGATTCTTTTAGAGTTGTTAGAAATGCCATATCTTCAGCAACTGGTATAGCTTCAAACTTATTGTTGTGTgatgaattattgaaaGCTGGTAGATCGTCATTGAAGGAAGGTGCTGGAGGACCACCAGGAGCAGGAGGACCACCAGGTGGAATGATGCCACCCGCAGGAATGATGTAA
- a CDS encoding cytidine deaminase (Ortholog(s) have cytidine deaminase activity, role in cytidine catabolic process, deoxycytidine catabolic process, pyrimidine-containing compound salvage and cytosol, nucleus localization) has protein sequence MSIPKYTDHKELTDAEFTNLKENVIKAKSAAYCPYSKFRVGCTLLTESGEFISGANVENASYGAGVCAERTAIVKAVTDGHKKYKAIAVAGNTKDPITPCGICRQFIREFAPEIPVYMFNEENRFIKVYLQDLLPLSFGPEDLGVSN, from the exons ATGTCGATTCCAAAGTATACTGATCATAAAGAGTTAACAGACGCAGAATTTACcaatttaaaagaaaatgttaTCAAAG CCAAATCCGCCGCTTATTGTCCTTATTCGAAATTCAG AGTGGGATGTACCCTTTTAACGGAATCGGGCGAGTTTATATCTGGTGCCAATGTCGAAAACGCATCATATGGGGCGGGTGTCTGTGCTGAACGAACAGCAATCGTTAAAGCAGTG ACCGATGGTCATAAGAAATATAAAGCAATTGCAGTTGCAGGAAACACCAAGGACCCTATAACTCCTTGTGGAATTTGTCGTCAATTCATTAGAGAGTTTGCCCCAGAAATCCCAGTGTACATGTTCAATGAAGAAAACAGGTTTATTAAGGTGTACCTTCAGGATTTACTACCATTGAGTTTCGGTCCAGAAGATCTCGGCGTATCGAATTAA
- a CDS encoding methionine aminopeptidase (Ortholog(s) have mRNA binding, metalloaminopeptidase activity, role in negative regulation of gene expression, protein initiator methionine removal involved in protein maturation and cytosolic ribosome localization) — translation MASICAAPHCGKETESALKCPVCLKEGVSSVFCNQICFRSSWAIHKGIHKAEDGSEDYNPFPNFEFTGELRPHYPLTPRRAVPKHIKLPDYAQDGKPISEIKNDRIGKIPVLTPKEIEKIRKVTKIAREVLDITASHVKPGITTDELDAILHKECVKRNAYPSPLNYYNFPKSLCTSINEVICHGIPDKTKLQDGDIINLDVTIYYLGFHADLNETYYVGDKAKCNPELVNLVETTRECLDLAIKHVKPGIAFRELGNIIEKHASENNCSVVRTYCGHGCGALFHCQPNIPHYAKNKAIGIAKPGQVFTIEPMLNVGTYKDLSWPDKWTAVTQDGKCSAQFEHMLLVTEDGCEVLSARTETSPGGPGPRIK, via the coding sequence ATGGCATCTATCTGTGCAGCACCACATTGTGGTAAAGAAACCGAATCAGCTTTGAAATGTCCTGTATGTTTGAAAGAAGGCGTTTCTAGTGTATTTTGCAATCAGATCTGTTTCCGTTCCAGTTGGGCAATCCATAAAGGTATCCACAAGGCAGAAGACGGTTCTGAAGATTACAACCCATTcccaaattttgaattcaCTGGCGAGTTGAGACCTCATTATCCCTTGACACCAAGAAGAGCCGTCCCTAAACATATTAAATTACCTGACTATGCCCAAGATGGTAAACCCATCagtgaaatcaaaaacGATAGAATCGGGAAAATCCCTGTATTGACGCcgaaagaaattgaaaaaatcagaAAAGTTACTAAAATAGCCAGAGAAGTGTTGGACATTACTGCCAGTCACGTTAAACCAGGTATCACCACCGACGAATTGGATGCAATTTTGCATAAAGAATGTGTTAAAAGAAATGCTTATCCATCGCCTTTGAACTACTACAATTTCCCTAAATCGTTGTGTACATCTATCAATGAAGTTATTTGTCATGGTATACCAGATAAAACCAAGTTACAGGACGGCGATATTATAAACTTGGATGTTACTATATATTATCTTGGGTTTCATGCTGATCTTAATGAAACTTATTACGTTGGTGACAAGGCAAAATGCAATCCAGAACTAGTCAATTTGGTTGAGACCACCAGAGAGTGTCTTGATTTAGCTATTAAACATGTAAAGCCAGGGATTGCATTTAGAGAATTGGGTAATATCATTGAAAAGCATGCAAGTGAAAACAACTGTTCGGTTGTGCGTACATATTGTGGCCATGGTTGCGGGGCATTATTCCACTGTCAACCCAACATTCCTCATTATGCTAAAAATAAAGCCATTGGAATTGCTAAACCAGGTCAAGTATTTACTATAGAACCAATGCTTAATGTTGGAACATACAAGGATTTGTCATGGCCAGACAAATGGACAGCTGTCACTCAAGATGGTAAATGCTCTGCCCAGTTCGAACATATGTTGTTAGTAACCGAAGACGGGTGTGAAGTATTAAGTGCCAGAACGGAAACATCTCCAGGTGGACCTGGACCcagaataaaataa
- a CDS encoding uncharacterized protein (Ortholog(s) have cytosol, nucleus localization), translated as MSDFASTIFIPARDNLRIKQDDREGVIRLCRDITSYSKKGIFSLHRTISEDELIKELAGYFNVLSDRLAKIQKNYPENMHLRGTISGAVEELIEFFTFAFYKYNFQLLRYDVFLKMIQILINGDDVEPIVQYLIKSESLPEAIEPHIDFIDLADYLMGIFDCTGEIMRMCISQSSQSTGDFELKATLNNYRFLQKLYDQYVLLTQHYSGISINRGVFDDSANSRGNISFTKKLQVFESSLKKIESTLLDILVSDKEII; from the coding sequence ATGTCAGATTTTGCTAGCACGATATTCATACCTGCAAGAGACAATTTACGGATAAAACAAGATGATAGAGAAGGGGTAATTCGATTGTGTCGAGATATAACAAGCTATTCGAAAAAGGGGATATTTTCTTTGCATAGAACTATACTGGAAGATGAATTGATCAAAGAATTAGCTGGATATTTTAATGTTTTGAGTGATAGATTGGCTAAAATCCAAAAGAATTACCCTGAAAACATGCACTTACGAGGAACAATATCAGGAGCggttgaagaattgatcGAGTTTTTCACATTTGCTTTTTATAAatacaattttcaattattacgGTACGATgtgtttttgaaaatgatacaaattttgataaatggCGATGATGTTGAGCCAATTGTACAATACTTGATTAAGTCTGAGCTGTTGCCTGAAGCTATTGAGCCACATATTGACTTTATTGATCTAGCAGATTATCTAATGGGGATCTTTGATTGCACTGGTGAAATAATGAGAATGTGTATACTGCAACTGTCTCAATCAACAGGTGATTTTGAACTCAAGGCTACTTTGAATAACTACAgatttttacaaaaattgtACGATCAATATGTTTTATTGACACAGCACTATCTGGGAATTTCTATAAATCGAGGAGTTTTTGACGATTCAGCCAATCTGAGAGGAAACATTTCATTCACCAAAAAGCTACAAGTGTTTGAAAGTTCACTcaagaaaattgaatctACATTATTAGATATACTAGTTAGtgataaagaaataatataa
- a CDS encoding proteasome regulatory particle lid subunit (Ortholog(s) have role in SAGA complex localization to transcription regulatory region, exocytosis, filamentous growth, histone deubiquitination and mRNA export from nucleus, more): MSDATKLDSKPSTTIPSKHTSGLTEEEKNVIKTLEEDDEFEDFPEDDSKWSSNSTNKLSEQNLWEEDWDDDDGQDEVSNKLREELKKTIKPIQ; the protein is encoded by the coding sequence ATGTCAGACGCCACCAAACTAGATTCTAAACCATCTACTACAATCCCTCTGAAACATACATCAGGTCTcactgaagaagaaaaaaatgttaTCAAGACATTAGAAGAggatgatgaatttgaagattttcCAGAAGATGATTCTAAATGGTCAAGTAATAGTACCAATAAATTGAGTGAACAAAATTTATGGGAAGAAGATTgggatgatgatgatggtcAAGATGAAGTGTCTAATAAATTAAGagaagaattgaagaaaacaatcaaaCCAATCCAATAG
- the RPT5 gene encoding proteasome regulatory particle base subunit (26S proteasome regulatory subunit; transcript regulated by Nrg1 and Mig1; regulated by Gcn2 and Gcn4; protein level decreases in stationary phase), whose product MVTLEDLENNQQQEENVIDQEILNSSTSDIINRTKLLDNDIKVMRSESQRLNHEKTVMLERIKDNQEKINNNKQLPYLVGNVVELLNLDADKEASEQGANIDIDAARAGKSAVIKTSTRQTIFLPMIGLVDPSKLKPNDLIGVNKDSYLVLDTLPSEYDSRVKAMEVDEKPTEDYSDIGGLDKQIEELIEAVVLPMKQADKFKNLGIKPPKGALMYGPPGTGKTLLARACAAQSGATFLKLAAPQLVQMFIGDGAKLVRDAFALAKEKAPTIIFIDELDAIGTKRFDSDKSGDREVQRTMLELLNQLDGFGSDDRVKVLAATNRVDTLDPALLRSGRLDRKIEFPLPSEEARESVLKIHARKLHCDNNSVNWRELARSTDEFNGAQLKAVTVEAGMIALRNGKSIIKHEDFVEAISEVQARKSKSVNFYA is encoded by the coding sequence ATGGTTACCTTAGAAGATTTAGAAAACAATCagcaacaagaagaaaatgttatagatcaagaaattttgaattcgTCTACTTCTGATATAATCAATAGAACCAAATTGTTGGATAATGACATTAAAGTTATGAGATCTGAATCACAGAGGTTGAACCATGAAAAGACCGTGATGTTGGAAAGAATAAAAGACAATCAAGAAAAgataaacaacaataagCAATTACCTTACTTGGTGGGAAATGTTGTGGAGTTATTAAATTTGGATGCTGACAAAGAGGCCAGTGAGCAAGGAGCCAACATTGATATCGACGCAGCTAGAGCTGGTAAATCAGCGGTAATCAAGACATCAACTAGACAGACTATATTTCTACCAATGATAGGGTTAGTTGACCCAAGCAAGTTAAAAccaaatgatttaattggCGTGAACAAGGACTCTTATCTTGTGTTGGATACTTTGCCTTCGGAATATGATTCGAGAGTGAAAGCGATGGAAGTGGATGAAAAACCAACTGAAGACTATTCTGATATTGGTGGATTGGACAAACAAATTGAGGAATTGATTGAAGCCGTGGTGTTGCCTATGAAACAAGCAGACAAGTTCAAAAACTTGGGTATCAAACCTCCAAAAGGTGCTTTAATGTATGGTCCACCTGGTACAGGTAAAACTTTATTAGCCAGAGCTTGTGCTGCCCAATCTGGTGCCAcgtttttgaaattggctGCTCCTCAATTGGTGCAAATGTTTATTGGGGATGGTGCAAAGTTAGTTCGTGACGCATTTGCTTTGGCTAAGGAAAAGGCTCcaacaattatatttattgatgaGTTGGATGCTATTGGTACCAAAAGATTCGACTCCGACAAAAGTGGTGATAGGGAGGTGCAAAGAACCATGTTGgaattgttgaatcaattggatGGGTTTGGGTCTGACGACAGAGTCAAGGTTTTAGCTGCTACTAATAGAGTCGATACATTAGACCCTGCATTGTTGAGATCAGGTAGATTGGATAGGAAAATCGAGTTCCCATTGCCATCAGAGGAAGCCAGAGAATCTGTGTTGAAAATCCATGCAAGAAAATTACACTGTGACAATAACTCGGTTAACTGGAGAGAATTGGCCAGATCTACTGACGAGTTCAATGGTGCCCAATTGAAGGCTGTTACAGTAGAGGCAGGTATGATTGCTTTGAGAAATGGTAAATCTATAATCAAACATGAAGACTTTGTGGAAGCTATTAGCGAAGTGCAAGCCAGAAAGTCCAAGTCAGTCAATTTCTACGCATAA